CTGCTGCAATAAATAACTATAAAATTTTTCTTTATCTACCTGAGTCATTACTTTAACTTTTCTGCCGCCAGTTTTAAGGATTGTTCTTCCTTGACTAACACCAGTAGTAATTATGTCTGTCTCTTGTTCTTTTGTTTGATATAGTTCTGGACGAGCTAAATAAGTGGTGGCTAGAATGTCCCAAAAGTAATAGTTTTGGGGAATTGCTAAGGAATAGCATAAACCCGCTAAATCTGATAAAGGGTGTCTGCGTTGTTTAGTTAAGTTGCGAATAAACTCTGGAGTCACAGGAACGTGATTAGTTAAATCTAATGGACATAGTGTAATAGAAATATCAGTATCCCAGATTTGTTTAGCTGCTAAGGGATCCCAAAAAACATTCCATTCTGCTGTGCCATCATGTTCTAGAGCAAATACTTTTTCGACATTTCCTGATACGGTTAACGCGCCTCCCATCCAAACAATTTCAGCTATTTGGTTAGCTATTACTGGTTCAAGTGTGATCGCTTCTGCTACGGTAGTCAAAGGTCCAGTTACCATTAAAGTTACAGGTTGTGGTGCATTTTGCAATCTCTCCACCATAAATTCCTGCCCTGATGCTTTTACTAAAGGTGTCAAGATCTGGTCGGACTCATTAAGAATCGGAAAATTATCAATAATCGTGCAATCGCGCCGAAAATCAGCTGGAAAAGGATTAATTCCTCTAACAGTACTTTTAGCGATCGCAACATTGATATGTCCCATTAAATTTAGTATTTTGCAACTTACGCTAACCGCAGCATTGATATAACAGTCTGCTGGAGTAACAACTATTCCTAACGGTTCGATTTCTGTCATTGTCATCAATAAGATCAGCGACAAGAAATCATCGATCGCTCCATCATGATCCATCAACACCAGTTTTTTAGACATATTAAGCTTTAGTTATTTTCAGTGTGGCTCATCTAAATGTTCAGCTACTGATTGGTATAGCTTTAGCACATGATGATCTAGCAGGCGATAGTAAACTTTTCTACCACGCTTGTTATAACTGACCAGCCTTAGCGATCGCAAGGTACGTAGTTGATGGGAAACTGCTGATTCGCTCATCTCAAGTAAAGTTGCTAAATCGCAGACACACAAGTCTTGCTTCGCTAATAAAGATAAAATTCGTAACCGATTTGCATCTCCCAATAAACGGAAAAAATCCGCCATCTGCTGTGCTTTGCTCGAATCTAAAGCTTCCAGGCGGAGATTTTTCCAGGCATCAACGTCAACAGAATGGCGATCGCTACAGGTAGGAATTTGATGCTTGACTGCTGACATAAATACTTTACTAATAAGCTTGTCTTTGTTTTCAATAAATAGGCCGATTACTTGTTCTCTCGTTTAACCACAGTTACAGTCTGACATCTGGCAACTTTGATCGTTGTTATGACCATTGGCACAGGCTTCGCAGCAGTAATATTTATTATCTTTTTTGATGGCATCTGTTAATGATATTTCGCAAGAACAGCGATCGCAGTCACATTTTACTAAGCTAGCATTAGTCATGATCTTTTCGTTTTTAATTATTAACTAATATATATTATATATGAACATACGTTCAGCTATTATAGGAAACATAATTAATTTTATTTAAGGGTTGCAAACTAGACATTCAGTCTGCTAAATTAGTTGAGCGCAATTAAAAGCGAGCCAGGATAGCTCAGGTGGTAGAGCAGAGGACTGAAAATCCTCGTGTCGGCAGTTCAAGTCTGCCTCCCGGCATTTACTGTACTGTACAGTGACTAATTATTTGTCGTTGGAGACAGATTACTGTCATCATGACCAATTACTTGTCGCAAAGACTAATTACTGTCCGCCAATGAGGTGGTGACAAATTCCTGTCATCAACTGATTTTTTTCATTGTATGTTTGTTTCAGAAGATTTTCAGTCCTCTGCTCCTTTCAATCGTTCCTTAATTTTGAAGATTATCTATCTCGATTTAAAAATCACACTAAAAAATTCTTATAGTTTTTTTGCTTTCAACCTATTTTGAACCTAACTAGCGAGCAAATGCGCCATAGTGTATCCTTTCAATCCATCTCCGCCTGAAATGGTCTTGGCAACTTTATAAGCTACA
This sequence is a window from Coleofasciculaceae cyanobacterium. Protein-coding genes within it:
- a CDS encoding metalloregulator ArsR/SmtB family transcription factor, producing the protein MSAVKHQIPTCSDRHSVDVDAWKNLRLEALDSSKAQQMADFFRLLGDANRLRILSLLAKQDLCVCDLATLLEMSESAVSHQLRTLRSLRLVSYNKRGRKVYYRLLDHHVLKLYQSVAEHLDEPH
- a CDS encoding metallothionein; protein product: MTNASLVKCDCDRCSCEISLTDAIKKDNKYYCCEACANGHNNDQSCQMSDCNCG
- a CDS encoding nucleoside hydrolase, translated to MSKKLVLMDHDGAIDDFLSLILLMTMTEIEPLGIVVTPADCYINAAVSVSCKILNLMGHINVAIAKSTVRGINPFPADFRRDCTIIDNFPILNESDQILTPLVKASGQEFMVERLQNAPQPVTLMVTGPLTTVAEAITLEPVIANQIAEIVWMGGALTVSGNVEKVFALEHDGTAEWNVFWDPLAAKQIWDTDISITLCPLDLTNHVPVTPEFIRNLTKQRRHPLSDLAGLCYSLAIPQNYYFWDILATTYLARPELYQTKEQETDIITTGVSQGRTILKTGGRKVKVMTQVDKEKFYSYLLQQFAL